Proteins encoded within one genomic window of Candidatus Neomarinimicrobiota bacterium:
- a CDS encoding DUF58 domain-containing protein → MPTNVDKREYLDPETISRIENLSLVARLVVEGFIIGLHKSPYHGFSVEFAEHRQYMPGDEIKHIDWKLYGKTDRYYVKQFEEETNLKAHIVLDASQSMGFGETGVTKLQYGSYLGAALTYLMLKQQDAVGLTVFDHGIRSIVPPSSRPSYLNVILGQMDGLETGRDTNIAGTLHELADRVKRRGLIILISDLLDDPDEVITGLKHFRHKKHEVLVFHILDRQEIEFQYDRQVELTDMESGEHVTTEPRLIQSEYRREMEKFIEYYRQECLSNHIDYVQLTTDQPFDISLTEYLNKRQKLG, encoded by the coding sequence CTGGTCGCCAGATTAGTAGTAGAGGGCTTTATCATCGGGTTGCATAAGAGTCCGTATCACGGCTTCTCGGTTGAGTTTGCTGAGCACCGCCAGTACATGCCCGGTGATGAAATTAAGCATATCGACTGGAAACTGTACGGCAAGACTGATCGCTATTATGTAAAACAGTTTGAGGAAGAGACGAATCTCAAAGCGCATATTGTGTTGGATGCCAGTCAATCCATGGGATTTGGTGAAACCGGTGTGACCAAGCTCCAATATGGCTCTTACCTTGGCGCCGCCTTAACCTACCTGATGCTGAAACAACAGGATGCGGTGGGGTTAACGGTGTTTGACCACGGCATCCGCAGTATTGTGCCGCCGAGTTCTCGTCCCAGCTATCTCAATGTGATTCTTGGACAAATGGATGGTCTGGAAACCGGCAGAGATACAAATATTGCCGGGACGCTTCACGAGCTGGCCGACCGGGTAAAACGGCGGGGACTCATCATTCTTATCTCTGACTTATTAGACGATCCGGATGAAGTCATTACCGGCCTGAAGCACTTTCGCCATAAAAAGCACGAAGTACTGGTTTTTCATATTCTGGACAGACAAGAAATTGAATTTCAGTACGACCGGCAGGTCGAACTCACGGATATGGAGAGCGGAGAACACGTGACCACGGAGCCGCGGCTGATTCAGTCCGAATACCGCCGGGAGATGGAAAAGTTCATTGAGTATTATCGCCAGGAATGTCTCTCAAATCATATCGATTACGTGCAACTTACCACTGATCAACCGTTCGATATTTCACTGACGGAATATCTGAATAAGCGACAAAAACTTGGATAA